Part of the Desulfolutivibrio sulfoxidireducens genome is shown below.
CTCCCAACTCGGGCATCTGGGCCTCAAGGTCTTTCCGGCGGTCATCCTGGGCGGTCTGGACAGCCTGCTCGGCGCGGCCCTGGGGGGACTGGTCATCGGGGTCCTTGAGAACCTGTGCGACGGACTGGCCAAGGATATTCTGGGCCTTGGCGGCTTCAAGGAAACAGCGGCCTTCGTCATCCTGGTCATTCTTCTCATGATCCGGCCCTATGGACTTTTCGGCTCCAAGGAAATCGAGCGGGTGTAAGATATGCAAGGACACTGCGGCCTTTTTTTCACCTCCTACGCCCGGGAGGCCCAGATATTTCAAAGCCGTTTCCAGAAAACGGCCGTGGCCCTTTTTTTTGCGGTCCTTGTTGGCGTCGTGCCCTTTCTCAACTCCTACCACGTCTCGGTGTTGTGCCTTATCAACATCGCCGTGGTGGGCGCCGTGGCCTTAAACATCCTCACCGGCCGCTGCGGGCAGATTTCGCTTGGGCACGGGGCCTTTTTGGGGGTCGGGGCCTACGCCTCGGCGGCCCTGACCGGGGTCGGGCTGCCCTTTGTCCTGGCCATGCCCGCCGCCGGGCTGGTCACGGCCGGCGTGGGCATGATCTTCGGCCTGCCCTCGCTGCGCCTCAAGGGCATCTATCTGGCCATCGCCACCCTGGCCGCCCAGCTCATCCTCGAATACGTGTTTTTGCACCTGGACGCGGTCACCGGCGGCTCGAACGGCATGTCCGTGGACCCGCCGACCATCGCCGGATTCGCCTTCGATTCCGATCAAAAGATGTTCTACCTGACCCTCGGCGTGGCCGCGCTGTCCGTCCTGGGCGCCGCCAATCTCATGCGCACCCGGGCCGGGCGGGCCTTCACCGCCATCCGCGACCATCACCTCTCGGCCGAGATCGTGGGCATAAACCTTTTCACCTGGAAGCTGGCCGCCTTCGGCGTCAGCTCCTTTCTGGCCGGGGTGGCCGGCAGTCTGTGGGCCCACTACACCATGTACATCACCCCGGAGCAGTTCAACATCGGCCTGTCCGTGAGCTACTTGGCCATGATCATCATCGGCGGCATGGGCAGCGTGCTGGGGGCCGTGTTCGGGGCCGTGTTCCTGACCCTTTTGCCCGAGGCCATCAATCTCGCGGCCCAGCATGCCGGACAGGCCTTCGCCGGGGTGGCCGATTATCTTCTGGCCATGAAGGCCGGGGTGTTCGGGCTGGTCCTGGTGCTTTTCCTCATCTTCGAGCCGGAGGGGCTGGCGCGGCGCTGGCGGCTGATCAAGGCCTACTGGAAGCTGTATCCGTTCGCGCACTGAGGAAACGCGGAAGGTGCATCACGACACTGTCGCAAAGCGGCCAGGCGCCAATCACGTCCCTGCTTTATGACGCACGCGACGCAAGGTTTTCGGGAACGACGAACATTTTTTCCCAAACAAGGAGACGGAACATGAAGCGTATCGTGACGGCTCTCGCCCTGTGTCTGGCGACGCTGTGCCTTTCGGTCGCGGCCCTGGCCCAGGATGACATCCGCCTGGGCGTGCTTTCGGACCTGACCGGCCCCACCGGCGACGTGGGCGTGCCCTATGCCGAGGGCATAAAGGACGCCGCCGCGTATCTGAACAGCCAGGGCGGCGTGGCCGGCAAAAAGATCGCCCTGACCCAGGTGGACTACGCCTACAACGCCCAGCAGGCCCTTTCGGCCTACAAGAAATTCATCGCCCAGGACAAGATCGTGGCCCTTCTGGGCTGGGGCACCCAGGACACCGAGGCCCTGACCAAGTTCGTGGGCAAGGACCAGGTCCCCACCATCTCGGCCTCCTATTCGGCCCACCTGACCGACCCCGCGTCCGCGCCCTACAACTTTTTCATCGCCGCCGACTATTCCACCCAGATGCGGGCCGCCCTGAAATTCTTCAAGGACCGCTGGAAACAGGCCCGCGCCCCCAAGGTGGCCTTTGTCTATCCCGACGCGTCCTACGGCCTGGCCCCCATCCCGGCCGGGAAGGCGTTCGCCAAGGAACTGGGCTACGAGATCGTGGGCGAGGAGAACGTGGGGCTCAAGGCCATGGACGCCACAGCCGAGCTTCTGCGCCTGCAGAAGCTCGAACCCGACTACACCTGGATCGGCGGCACCACCCAGTCCACGGCGGTGATCATGAAGGATGCCCAGAAGCTGGGCATGAAAACCGTCTTTTTCACCAACATCTGGGGCAGTGACGAAAACCTGGTCAAGCTGGCCGGGGACGCAGCCGAGGGCAGCTATTCCCTCC
Proteins encoded:
- a CDS encoding branched-chain amino acid ABC transporter permease; translation: MQGHCGLFFTSYAREAQIFQSRFQKTAVALFFAVLVGVVPFLNSYHVSVLCLINIAVVGAVALNILTGRCGQISLGHGAFLGVGAYASAALTGVGLPFVLAMPAAGLVTAGVGMIFGLPSLRLKGIYLAIATLAAQLILEYVFLHLDAVTGGSNGMSVDPPTIAGFAFDSDQKMFYLTLGVAALSVLGAANLMRTRAGRAFTAIRDHHLSAEIVGINLFTWKLAAFGVSSFLAGVAGSLWAHYTMYITPEQFNIGLSVSYLAMIIIGGMGSVLGAVFGAVFLTLLPEAINLAAQHAGQAFAGVADYLLAMKAGVFGLVLVLFLIFEPEGLARRWRLIKAYWKLYPFAH
- a CDS encoding ABC transporter substrate-binding protein → MKRIVTALALCLATLCLSVAALAQDDIRLGVLSDLTGPTGDVGVPYAEGIKDAAAYLNSQGGVAGKKIALTQVDYAYNAQQALSAYKKFIAQDKIVALLGWGTQDTEALTKFVGKDQVPTISASYSAHLTDPASAPYNFFIAADYSTQMRAALKFFKDRWKQARAPKVAFVYPDASYGLAPIPAGKAFAKELGYEIVGEENVGLKAMDATAELLRLQKLEPDYTWIGGTTQSTAVIMKDAQKLGMKTVFFTNIWGSDENLVKLAGDAAEGSYSLQAAVIYGQDVPGMKIIEKQTGGKPQMTHYIRGFASMLVMAEGIKRAAAAGEITGPAIKTALETLRDYDPMGLTPAISFFPDDHRPNMAVFLYKIEGGKLTPAGTETLERKAEWLGK